A window of the Pecten maximus chromosome 19, xPecMax1.1, whole genome shotgun sequence genome harbors these coding sequences:
- the LOC117317299 gene encoding kynureninase-like has product MFDFSAITGGIPGEVAIMNGLSVNLHLLHVSFYRPTTKRHKILCERKAFPSDHYAYQSQISLHGYDPNTSLIFVEPRKGEETLRMDDILSVIEREGESVAVICLGGAQFFTGQVLDIRKIAQAGHDKGCFVGFDIAHAVGNIPLYLHDWDVDFTCWCTYKYINAGPGCLGCIFLHKMHEENGFPKLLGWWGQKMESRFEMDNTMNLTPGARGYRITNPPPLLCASLKASLKIFKKTNMEEIRSKSKLMTAYLETLILQRKERSTSSNCVPVIDILTPSDPEQRGNQMSLKFPNNDIAAIFEELGKRGVVCTIRKNSVIRIAMSPLYNSFEDIHRFMTYLDQSILAAADR; this is encoded by the exons ATGTTTGATTTCTCTGCAATTACAGGAGGTATCCCAGGAGAAGTAGCCATAATGAATGGATTGTCAGTGAACCTTCATCTACTGCAT GTGTCCTTTTATCGACCGACTACCAAACGTCATAAGATTCTGTGCGAGAGAAAAGCATTTCCATCCGACCAT tacGCATACCAGAGTCAAATATCCCTCCATGGTTATGATCCAAACACAAGTCTGATATTTGTGGAGCCTCGTAAG ggCGAGGAAACATTAAGAATGGATGACATCCTCTCAGTGATAGAGCGGGAGGGCGAGTCTGTAGCGGTGATTTGTCTTGGTGGCGCGCAATTCTTCACCGGTCAGGTCCTTGATATACGAAAAATAGCACAAGCTGGACATGATAAG GGATGTTTTGTTGGTTTCGATATCGCTCATGCTGTTGGTAATATACCTCTGTATTTGCATGACTGGGACGTTGACTTCACTTGCTGGTGTACTTACAAG TACATAAACGCGGGTCCAGGGTGCTTGGGCTGTATCTTCTTACACAAGATGCACGAAGAAAACGGCTTCCCAAAATTGCTAGGCTGGTGGGGACAAAAGATGGAGAGCAGATTCGAAATGGACAATA CAATGAATCTAACTCCTGGAGCTCGTGGCTATAGAATCACCAACCCGCCACCACTATTGTGCGCATCCCTAAAGGCCAGTCTCAAA atatttaagAAGACTAACATGGAAGAAATCCGCTCCAAATCGAAACTCATGACAGCATATCTGGAGACCCTCATCCTGCAGAGAAAGGAGCGCAGCACCAGTAGCAACTGTGTACCCGTCATCGATATCCTCACACCGTCCGACCCAGAACAGAGAGGAAACCAGATGTCACTAAAATTTCCAAATAACGACATTGCTGCTATTTTTGAAGAACTTGGAAAGAGGGGCGTGGTG TGTACCATCAGAAAGAATTCCGTTATACGTATCGCCATGTCTCCCCTATACAATTCCTTTGAGGATATACATCGTTTTATGACGTATTTGGACCAATCAATCCTTGCTGCAGCCGAcagataa